The following are from one region of the Kineosporia sp. NBRC 101731 genome:
- a CDS encoding ABC transporter ATP-binding protein has translation MRTRGVIAAAHRILGAAWAADRSRIIVAGLLMIGGALAAPALAVALAWTTGRFLAGDRAAAAGAGAVVAVLAVITLTAAHFAHLYYFEISEQAELAFDQELAAASNGTAGVAHQERTDQADALTVLQRESRQFQAGLEALLSALGLVPAMLLTAVLLARVNPVLLLLPLAVLPPLFTARVAERITDRGRTASSEGTRLALNLFHLATAPRHGGELRIFALRDELDRRHEYAWSQAMGRLWRAQARAALVRAAGQLVFVAAYTLAVLLAVRASVAGDRPLGDVVLVIALAVQVNVQVTTAVTLSQNLSRIATAQDRLQDLKELAAQDSPLKEGAPIPDRLTHGIDLEAVGFTYPGATSPVLHDVSLHLPAGHTVAVVGENGAGKSTLVKLLLGLYRPDVGRITVDGTDQRDLPTHAWRERTSAGFQDFVRYEFTLGDAVGVGDLPHRDDPAAVAAALERARALDVLTAVPEGTATRLGASHDGCDLSGGQWQKLSTARAFMRTDPLLLVLDEPSSALDAAAEDALFEQYALTARRVGEAVGAVTVLISHRFSTVRSADLIVVLGHGTVAESGTHEELMAADGTYAELYRLQSHAYR, from the coding sequence GTGAGAACCCGGGGCGTCATCGCCGCAGCCCACCGCATTCTCGGCGCGGCCTGGGCGGCCGACCGGTCCCGGATCATCGTCGCGGGCCTGCTGATGATCGGCGGGGCTCTGGCCGCACCGGCCCTGGCGGTCGCGCTGGCCTGGACCACCGGCCGGTTCCTGGCCGGTGACCGCGCCGCAGCCGCCGGGGCGGGCGCCGTGGTCGCGGTACTGGCCGTCATCACCCTGACCGCAGCCCATTTCGCCCACCTGTACTACTTCGAGATCTCCGAGCAGGCCGAGCTGGCGTTCGACCAGGAACTGGCTGCGGCGTCCAACGGCACAGCCGGGGTGGCCCATCAGGAACGTACCGACCAGGCCGACGCCCTGACCGTGCTGCAGCGTGAGAGCCGGCAGTTCCAGGCCGGTCTGGAAGCACTGCTGAGCGCTCTGGGCCTGGTGCCGGCCATGCTGCTGACCGCGGTGCTGCTGGCGCGGGTGAACCCGGTGCTCCTGCTGCTGCCGCTGGCGGTGCTGCCCCCGCTGTTCACCGCCCGGGTCGCCGAGCGCATCACCGACCGTGGCCGCACAGCCAGCAGTGAGGGAACCCGGCTGGCCCTCAATCTCTTTCACCTGGCCACCGCACCCCGACACGGTGGTGAGCTGCGCATCTTCGCACTGCGCGACGAGCTCGACCGCCGGCACGAGTACGCCTGGTCGCAGGCCATGGGCCGGTTGTGGCGGGCCCAGGCCCGGGCGGCACTGGTGCGGGCCGCGGGACAACTGGTCTTCGTCGCCGCCTACACGCTGGCTGTGCTGCTGGCGGTGCGCGCGAGCGTGGCCGGTGACCGGCCCCTGGGCGACGTGGTGCTGGTGATCGCCCTCGCCGTGCAGGTGAACGTGCAGGTCACCACCGCGGTGACGCTGTCGCAGAACCTGAGCCGTATCGCTACCGCCCAGGACCGACTGCAAGACCTCAAAGAGCTTGCTGCACAAGACAGTCCGCTGAAGGAAGGTGCGCCGATCCCGGACCGGCTGACCCATGGCATCGACCTGGAGGCCGTGGGTTTCACCTACCCGGGTGCCACGTCACCGGTGCTGCACGATGTCAGCCTGCACCTGCCCGCCGGGCACACCGTCGCGGTGGTGGGGGAGAACGGTGCCGGGAAGTCCACGCTGGTCAAGCTTCTGCTGGGCCTGTACCGGCCGGACGTGGGCCGGATCACCGTCGACGGTACCGACCAGCGCGACCTGCCGACCCACGCCTGGCGCGAGCGCACCTCGGCCGGTTTCCAGGACTTCGTCCGCTACGAATTCACCCTCGGCGACGCCGTCGGCGTGGGTGACCTGCCCCATCGGGACGACCCGGCCGCCGTCGCGGCGGCCCTGGAACGCGCCCGGGCCCTCGACGTGCTCACCGCGGTGCCGGAGGGGACGGCCACCCGGCTCGGCGCCTCCCACGACGGCTGCGACCTCTCCGGCGGCCAGTGGCAGAAACTTTCCACAGCAAGGGCTTTCATGCGCACCGACCCTTTGCTGCTGGTGCTCGACGAGCCGTCCTCGGCCCTGGATGCCGCAGCCGAGGACGCCTTGTTCGAGCAGTACGCGCTCACCGCCCGCCGGGTCGGCGAGGCGGTGGGCGCGGTGACCGTACTGATCTCGCACCGCTTCTCCACGGTGCGGTCCGCCGACCTGATCGTGGTGCTCGGTCACGGCACGGTGGCCGAGTCCGGCACCCACGAGGAGCTCATGGCTGCTGACGGCACGTACGCCGAGCTCTACCGGCTCCAGTCGCACGCCTACCGATGA
- a CDS encoding sugar phosphate isomerase/epimerase family protein, producing MTIGLSTYSFFWQWHAETALQPIGLAEMVERTANLGVSLLQICDYPLIESYSDDELKALKALGDSRGVAFELGTRGVTPEHLALYLRIARALDITLVRSMFYSAISRPTPEQARQMLEDAVPAYEQAGVTIALETYEQVPTATLVDVVTAVGSPNLGICLDPANCVAALEHPDDVVRRTAALVKNIHVKDFSFSRKDGWVGFTLAGIPLGEGLLDYHGLIAAVRPDEQGINQIIEHWVPWQGDSTTTCDLEDRWTVSNLETLRSYSK from the coding sequence ATGACCATCGGCCTGAGCACGTACTCGTTCTTCTGGCAGTGGCACGCCGAGACCGCGCTCCAGCCCATCGGCCTGGCCGAGATGGTCGAGAGAACGGCCAATCTCGGGGTCTCGCTGCTGCAGATCTGCGACTATCCGCTGATCGAGAGCTACAGCGACGACGAGCTGAAGGCTCTCAAGGCCCTCGGTGACAGCCGGGGCGTCGCGTTCGAGCTCGGCACCCGCGGGGTCACGCCCGAGCACCTGGCCCTCTATCTGCGGATCGCCCGGGCGCTCGACATCACGCTGGTGCGCAGCATGTTCTACTCGGCCATCTCCCGGCCCACGCCGGAGCAGGCCCGACAGATGCTGGAGGACGCCGTACCCGCCTACGAGCAGGCGGGTGTCACGATCGCGCTGGAGACCTACGAGCAGGTGCCGACCGCCACCCTGGTCGACGTCGTCACCGCCGTCGGGTCCCCGAACCTGGGCATCTGCCTGGACCCGGCCAACTGCGTGGCCGCCCTCGAGCACCCGGACGACGTGGTGCGCCGCACCGCCGCCCTGGTGAAGAACATTCACGTCAAGGACTTCTCCTTCAGCCGCAAGGACGGCTGGGTCGGCTTCACGCTGGCCGGGATCCCCCTGGGAGAAGGACTTCTCGACTACCACGGTCTGATCGCCGCGGTGCGCCCGGACGAACAGGGCATCAACCAGATCATCGAGCACTGGGTGCCCTGGCAGGGCGACAGCACCACCACCTGCGACCTCGAAGACCGCTGGACCGTATCCAACCTGGAAACCCTGAGGAGTTACAGCAAATGA
- a CDS encoding ATP-binding cassette domain-containing protein — MITNKDVGVSAGRSGWLTGRLLVSAGSLPVAAMLVVGLMVGLLPVAFVVATSRLLGQVPAAVRGGSGSGAEAALFTSLIAAAVILGVQQVLIPVQYLLGELAAYRVDGIEQRRLMAAALDAPVAVLEGDGPQGDLRVAAQELEFGVQSPGQAVAGTVALVARYTQLAGFVVLIGVGFSWWAAAGTLGVVAAFRYGQVHGLRQYAQVRAELSGSERRIDYLRRLSIEPAAGPELRVFGLAAWCAGLLAEAYTAWLGPLWAARRRVYLWPFVAYSLVGAVVLVAVLAAFGASSVDERSVATFVLVVQAVLGALRLAEHYPEADLQTAVGLRAALAVDRFAAQAGPRTDEGDTPIGSPEREIRFDDVSFRYPGRDTPVIDHLDLTLPAGRCTAVVGVNGAGKTTLVKLLTRLYEPDSGTIRVDGTDIAAHPAAGWRRRVAVIFQDFARFEVSAADNIGFGAVWALDDRAGIAAAAVDAGADRVTERLPGGPDVPLARHLAGGTSLSGGQWQRIALARALFAMRHGSSVLVLDEPTAALDVRAEARFFEEFRQVTAGATTVLISHRFSTVRHADQIVVLDGGRVVEQGDHQQLLAADGQYAAMFHAQAHRFTEPQETA, encoded by the coding sequence ATGATCACGAACAAGGACGTGGGTGTTTCGGCGGGGCGTTCGGGATGGCTCACCGGTCGGTTGCTGGTCTCGGCCGGTTCTCTTCCGGTTGCCGCGATGCTGGTGGTGGGGTTGATGGTCGGCCTGCTCCCGGTCGCCTTCGTCGTGGCCACGAGCCGCCTGCTGGGTCAGGTGCCCGCTGCCGTGCGTGGGGGTTCGGGGTCGGGGGCCGAGGCCGCCTTGTTCACCAGCCTGATCGCGGCCGCCGTGATTCTCGGCGTGCAGCAGGTGCTCATTCCGGTGCAGTACCTGCTGGGCGAACTGGCGGCCTACCGGGTCGACGGGATCGAGCAGCGGCGGCTCATGGCGGCGGCGCTGGACGCCCCGGTCGCGGTGCTGGAGGGTGACGGGCCGCAGGGCGATCTGCGGGTGGCCGCTCAGGAGCTGGAATTCGGGGTGCAGAGCCCGGGGCAGGCGGTGGCCGGCACCGTGGCGCTGGTGGCCCGTTACACCCAGCTGGCCGGGTTCGTGGTGCTGATCGGCGTGGGTTTCTCCTGGTGGGCGGCGGCCGGAACCCTGGGTGTGGTAGCCGCTTTCCGCTATGGACAGGTGCACGGCCTGCGGCAGTACGCGCAGGTGCGGGCGGAACTGAGTGGTTCCGAACGTCGCATCGACTACCTGCGCCGGCTGTCGATCGAGCCCGCTGCGGGCCCCGAGCTGCGGGTGTTCGGGCTGGCCGCCTGGTGCGCGGGCCTGCTGGCCGAGGCCTACACGGCCTGGCTCGGCCCGCTCTGGGCGGCCCGCCGCCGGGTCTACCTGTGGCCGTTCGTGGCGTACTCGCTGGTGGGTGCCGTGGTGCTGGTGGCCGTTCTGGCCGCTTTCGGTGCCTCCTCGGTCGACGAGCGTTCGGTCGCCACCTTCGTCCTGGTCGTGCAGGCGGTACTGGGCGCCCTGCGCCTGGCCGAGCACTACCCGGAGGCCGACCTGCAGACCGCCGTCGGGCTGCGCGCGGCCCTGGCGGTAGACCGGTTCGCCGCCCAGGCCGGACCAAGAACCGACGAAGGTGACACACCCATAGGAAGTCCGGAGCGCGAGATCCGCTTCGACGACGTGTCGTTCCGCTACCCGGGCCGCGACACCCCGGTGATCGACCACCTCGACCTGACCCTCCCGGCCGGGCGGTGCACGGCCGTGGTCGGGGTGAACGGGGCCGGGAAGACGACGCTGGTCAAATTGCTCACACGGCTGTACGAACCGGACTCCGGCACGATCCGCGTCGACGGCACCGACATCGCCGCGCACCCGGCGGCGGGGTGGCGCCGCCGGGTGGCGGTGATCTTCCAGGACTTCGCCCGGTTCGAGGTCTCCGCGGCCGACAACATCGGTTTCGGGGCGGTCTGGGCGCTGGACGACCGGGCCGGGATCGCCGCCGCGGCCGTGGATGCCGGGGCCGACCGGGTGACGGAACGGTTGCCGGGCGGCCCGGACGTGCCCCTGGCCCGGCATCTGGCCGGTGGTACCTCGCTCTCGGGCGGGCAGTGGCAGCGCATCGCCCTGGCCCGGGCCCTGTTCGCGATGCGGCACGGCTCGTCGGTGCTGGTGCTGGACGAGCCCACCGCGGCTCTCGACGTGCGCGCCGAGGCCCGGTTCTTCGAGGAGTTCCGCCAGGTCACGGCCGGGGCCACCACGGTGCTGATCTCGCACCGCTTCTCCACGGTGCGTCACGCCGACCAGATCGTCGTGCTGGACGGCGGGCGGGTGGTGGAACAGGGCGACCACCAGCAGCTCCTGGCCGCCGACGGCCAGTACGCGGCCATGTTCCACGCCCAGGCCCACCGTTTCACCGAACCCCAGGAGACCGCGTGA
- a CDS encoding triose-phosphate isomerase family protein → MSTTFGVSLKMYLGYDQTLRWCRDVAGLCGDHPLLTDRGGKLFVAPSFPAIPAAREIFRGTPIAVGAQNLAQADTGAYTGEVGGPLLREAGAQYVEVGHAERRRMYGEDENVVADKTAAALRNGLVPVLCIGEPEPVEASAAATECVRQLVTALQVSDRKALGGRIVVAYEPIWAIGAAQPAGEAHIRTVCTALREAVAARHAHPDSSVIYGGSAGPGLYGRIAGAADGVFLGRFAHDPQALKAVLDEGMAA, encoded by the coding sequence ATGAGCACCACCTTCGGCGTCAGCCTCAAGATGTACCTGGGCTACGACCAGACACTGCGCTGGTGCCGGGACGTCGCCGGTCTGTGCGGCGACCACCCGCTGCTCACGGACAGGGGCGGAAAACTCTTCGTCGCCCCGAGCTTCCCGGCGATCCCGGCCGCCCGCGAGATCTTCCGCGGTACGCCGATCGCGGTCGGTGCGCAGAACCTGGCGCAGGCCGACACCGGTGCCTACACCGGTGAGGTCGGCGGGCCGCTGCTGCGCGAGGCCGGCGCCCAGTACGTCGAGGTCGGTCACGCCGAGCGGCGCCGGATGTACGGCGAGGACGAGAACGTGGTGGCGGACAAGACCGCGGCCGCGCTGCGCAACGGGCTGGTGCCGGTGCTGTGCATCGGTGAGCCCGAGCCGGTGGAAGCGTCCGCGGCGGCCACCGAGTGCGTCCGCCAGCTGGTCACCGCCCTGCAGGTAAGTGACCGCAAGGCGCTCGGCGGCCGGATCGTCGTGGCTTACGAGCCGATCTGGGCGATCGGTGCCGCGCAACCGGCCGGCGAGGCGCACATCCGCACGGTGTGCACCGCGCTGCGCGAGGCCGTGGCTGCCCGTCACGCGCACCCCGACAGCAGCGTCATCTACGGCGGCAGCGCCGGCCCGGGCCTGTACGGCCGGATCGCCGGGGCCGCGGACGGCGTGTTCCTGGGCCGGTTCGCCCATGACCCGCAGGCGCTGAAAGCCGTTCTGGACGAAGGGATGGCAGCATGA
- a CDS encoding dihydroxyacetone kinase family protein → MTRLTNDPAAFADEMTAGFVAAHADRVGAVPGGVVRASEVPAGQVAVVVGGGSGHYPAFAGLVGAGLADGAVLGNVFASPSAQQVVSVGRAAERGGGILLSYGNYAGDCLNFDAAQERLRDSGIEVRTVRVTDDICSAPISERGKRRGIAGDLVVFKTAGAAAAKGLPLEQVTQLAQRANDRTRSIGVAFSGCTLPGASQPLFTVPEGRMAVGLGIHGEPGLDEVDLPTADGLAQLLVERLLAELPEGVEQNSRAAVLLNGLGTVKHEELFVVYRKVNQLLEDAGVTVVAPEVGELCTSFDMAGVSLTLTWLDPELEDLWLAPADSPAFRRGTLTPQPRRVDLTAVAQEAQEAAAIPPATEESRSAAGLLVELLSAVETTIDTNVEELGRIDAVAGDGDHGIGMQRGARAAAEAGRAAYARGAGAGSVLTIAGDAWADKAGGTSGALWGMALRRMGTRLGDEACPTAATVAAALHEARTAITETGGARLGDKTLVDVLIPLDETYRGSVDSGSTGIDAAATAATEGERAAEATSSLLPRTGRARPHAERSLGTPDAGAVSLSLVARTVHTTLSTTTGR, encoded by the coding sequence ATGACACGCCTGACCAACGATCCGGCGGCCTTCGCCGACGAGATGACCGCGGGCTTCGTGGCCGCGCACGCCGACCGGGTGGGTGCCGTGCCCGGTGGCGTGGTCCGGGCGAGCGAGGTCCCGGCCGGTCAGGTGGCCGTCGTGGTCGGTGGCGGGTCGGGTCACTACCCCGCCTTCGCGGGACTGGTCGGTGCGGGCCTGGCCGACGGTGCCGTGCTCGGCAACGTGTTCGCCTCCCCGTCGGCACAGCAGGTGGTGAGCGTGGGCCGGGCCGCCGAGCGGGGCGGTGGCATCCTGCTCAGCTACGGCAACTACGCCGGTGACTGCCTGAACTTCGACGCTGCGCAGGAACGTCTGCGGGACAGCGGTATCGAGGTTCGCACCGTGCGGGTGACCGACGACATCTGCAGCGCGCCGATCAGCGAACGCGGCAAGCGCCGGGGCATCGCGGGCGACCTGGTGGTCTTCAAGACCGCCGGGGCGGCCGCCGCGAAGGGCCTGCCCCTGGAACAGGTGACGCAGCTGGCCCAGCGGGCCAACGACCGCACCCGCAGCATCGGGGTCGCGTTCTCCGGCTGCACCCTGCCCGGTGCCTCCCAGCCGCTGTTCACCGTTCCCGAGGGCCGGATGGCCGTCGGGCTGGGCATCCACGGTGAGCCGGGCCTGGACGAGGTCGACCTGCCCACGGCCGACGGGCTGGCCCAGCTCCTGGTCGAGAGGCTGCTCGCCGAACTGCCCGAGGGTGTCGAGCAGAACAGCCGCGCCGCCGTCCTTCTCAACGGGCTCGGCACGGTCAAGCACGAAGAGCTCTTCGTGGTCTACCGCAAGGTCAACCAGTTGCTGGAGGACGCCGGGGTCACCGTGGTCGCCCCCGAGGTCGGGGAGCTGTGCACCAGTTTCGACATGGCCGGCGTCTCCCTGACCCTCACCTGGCTGGACCCCGAGCTGGAAGACCTCTGGCTCGCCCCGGCCGACAGCCCGGCGTTCCGGCGGGGCACTCTCACCCCGCAGCCGCGCCGGGTCGACCTGACCGCAGTGGCCCAGGAAGCCCAGGAGGCCGCGGCGATCCCGCCGGCCACCGAGGAGTCCCGCTCCGCCGCGGGCCTTCTCGTCGAGCTGCTGAGCGCGGTCGAGACCACGATCGACACGAACGTCGAGGAGCTGGGCCGCATCGACGCGGTCGCTGGTGACGGTGACCACGGCATCGGTATGCAGCGCGGCGCCAGGGCGGCGGCCGAGGCCGGCCGCGCGGCGTACGCCCGGGGCGCCGGCGCCGGTTCGGTGCTGACCATCGCGGGTGACGCCTGGGCCGACAAGGCCGGTGGCACCTCCGGCGCACTGTGGGGAATGGCCCTGCGCCGCATGGGAACCCGCCTCGGTGACGAGGCCTGCCCGACCGCGGCGACCGTCGCCGCGGCCCTGCACGAGGCCCGCACGGCCATCACCGAGACCGGCGGCGCCCGGCTCGGCGACAAGACCCTGGTCGACGTGCTCATCCCTCTCGACGAGACCTACCGGGGGAGTGTCGATTCCGGATCCACCGGGATCGACGCGGCGGCCACCGCGGCCACCGAGGGAGAGAGGGCCGCCGAGGCCACCAGCAGTCTCCTGCCCAGGACCGGCCGGGCCCGGCCGCACGCCGAGCGCAGCCTCGGCACCCCCGACGCCGGCGCCGTCTCGCTCAGCCTGGTGGCGCGGACCGTCCACACCACCCTCAGCACCACAACCGGAAGGTGA
- a CDS encoding MFS transporter → MTTTSFEESQSDVAKSAIKKVTTRLVPFVALMFFINYLDRSAISFAGPNGMEADLGLTAAQYGFSAGIFFVGYILLEVPSNMALHRFGARVWLARIMITWGIVAVLFTFVQSYTQLSWLRFALGIAEAGFFPGAILYLSLWVPSRYRARTLGFFYLAQPLTNVIGAPIAGWLMTHDGAFFGLEGWRFMFLGVGAPAVIVGLIAFFYLPDSPQQAKWLTDDERNWLTTALATEAATKEGAESEKESGHSLDALKAAFTNGRVWVLSLIYFGFIYGLYTLAFFLPTIIGDFQEQYDVKYGLVEKGLITAIPYVPAAIVLYLVSRHASKVGVKTIHIALPALTGAVSVPLALFAGSPQLTIACIAVTACSIFAALPNFWTVPTQFLTGAAAAAGIALINTWGNLAGFAAPYVTGWIRDANDGDMKLAMFVVGAAMLMSCLLMLALARSGRVETSDRVEVPVGH, encoded by the coding sequence ATGACGACGACGTCGTTCGAAGAGTCACAAAGCGACGTGGCTAAGTCAGCCATCAAAAAGGTGACGACCCGGCTGGTGCCGTTCGTCGCGCTGATGTTCTTCATCAACTACCTGGACCGCTCCGCGATCAGCTTCGCGGGCCCCAACGGCATGGAAGCGGACCTGGGCCTGACGGCCGCTCAGTACGGGTTCTCGGCGGGCATCTTCTTCGTCGGGTACATCCTGCTCGAAGTGCCCAGCAACATGGCCCTGCACCGCTTCGGCGCCCGCGTCTGGCTGGCCCGGATCATGATCACGTGGGGCATCGTCGCGGTGCTCTTCACGTTCGTGCAGTCGTACACCCAGCTGTCCTGGCTGCGGTTCGCCCTGGGGATCGCCGAGGCCGGGTTCTTCCCCGGCGCGATCCTCTACCTGAGCCTGTGGGTCCCGTCCCGCTACCGCGCCCGCACCCTGGGCTTCTTCTACCTGGCCCAGCCCCTCACCAACGTCATCGGCGCCCCGATCGCGGGCTGGCTGATGACGCACGACGGAGCCTTCTTCGGCCTCGAGGGCTGGCGCTTCATGTTCCTCGGCGTCGGTGCCCCGGCCGTGATCGTCGGCCTGATCGCGTTCTTCTACCTGCCGGACTCCCCGCAGCAGGCGAAGTGGCTGACCGACGACGAACGGAACTGGCTCACCACGGCCCTGGCCACGGAGGCCGCGACCAAGGAGGGAGCCGAGTCGGAGAAGGAGTCGGGCCACTCGCTGGACGCCCTCAAGGCCGCCTTCACCAACGGCCGGGTGTGGGTGCTGAGCCTGATCTACTTCGGCTTCATCTACGGCCTGTACACGCTCGCGTTCTTCCTGCCGACGATCATCGGCGACTTCCAGGAGCAGTACGACGTGAAGTACGGCCTGGTCGAGAAGGGCCTGATCACGGCCATCCCGTACGTGCCGGCCGCGATCGTGCTCTACCTGGTGTCCCGGCACGCGAGCAAGGTCGGCGTGAAGACGATCCACATCGCGCTGCCCGCCCTCACCGGCGCGGTGAGCGTGCCGCTGGCCCTGTTCGCCGGCTCACCGCAGCTCACGATCGCCTGCATCGCGGTCACGGCCTGCTCGATCTTCGCGGCGCTGCCGAACTTCTGGACCGTGCCGACGCAGTTCCTCACCGGTGCCGCGGCCGCGGCCGGGATCGCGCTGATCAACACCTGGGGCAACCTGGCCGGTTTCGCCGCCCCGTACGTGACCGGATGGATCCGGGACGCGAACGACGGCGACATGAAGCTGGCGATGTTCGTGGTCGGCGCGGCGATGCTCATGTCCTGCCTGCTGATGCTGGCGCTGGCCCGCAGCGGCCGGGTGGAGACCTCCGACCGTGTCGAGGTCCCGGTCGGGCACTGA
- the panB gene encoding 3-methyl-2-oxobutanoate hydroxymethyltransferase → MTNTEEPAPYGTGAPQPTAPRRVRTHHLLEMKRRGEKFTMLTAYDLYTAQVFDEAGIDVLLVGDSAANNVYGYRTSLPITVDELIPLARAVVQGASRALVMGDLPFGSYQGSPEQAWDTASRFMKEAGVAAIKLEGGAAMAPQIKRLVDGGIPVCAHIGFTPQYEHVLGGYRVQGRGESGSRILDDALAAQEAGAFAVLMEMVPADVAAKITAELRIPTIGIGAGHQTDAQVLVWQDAFGLNTGKLPRFVKQYADLHGVLLQGAAAYAADVKAGTFPAPEHSF, encoded by the coding sequence ATGACGAACACCGAAGAACCCGCCCCGTACGGCACCGGCGCCCCGCAGCCCACCGCGCCCCGGCGCGTCCGTACACACCATCTTCTCGAGATGAAGCGCCGCGGCGAGAAGTTCACCATGCTCACCGCGTACGACCTGTACACCGCCCAGGTCTTCGACGAGGCCGGCATCGACGTGCTGCTCGTGGGTGACTCCGCCGCGAACAACGTCTACGGGTACCGCACCTCGCTGCCGATCACCGTCGACGAGCTGATCCCCCTGGCCCGCGCGGTCGTGCAGGGGGCCTCGCGGGCCCTGGTGATGGGCGACCTGCCGTTCGGCTCCTACCAGGGCTCCCCCGAGCAGGCCTGGGACACCGCATCACGCTTCATGAAGGAGGCCGGGGTCGCGGCGATCAAGCTCGAGGGCGGCGCCGCGATGGCTCCGCAGATCAAACGACTGGTGGACGGCGGCATTCCGGTGTGTGCGCACATCGGCTTCACCCCTCAGTACGAGCACGTGCTGGGTGGGTACCGGGTGCAGGGCCGCGGCGAAAGTGGCTCCAGAATTCTGGACGACGCCCTCGCCGCCCAGGAGGCCGGCGCCTTCGCGGTGCTGATGGAGATGGTCCCGGCCGACGTGGCCGCGAAGATCACCGCCGAGCTGCGCATCCCGACCATCGGGATCGGCGCGGGCCACCAGACCGACGCCCAGGTGCTGGTCTGGCAGGACGCCTTCGGCCTGAACACCGGCAAGCTGCCGCGGTTCGTGAAGCAGTACGCCGACCTGCACGGCGTGCTGCTGCAGGGTGCCGCTGCCTACGCCGCCGACGTGAAGGCCGGTACGTTCCCGGCGCCCGAGCACAGCTTCTGA
- a CDS encoding ribose-5-phosphate isomerase — MSKLRIVVGADEAGFDYKEALKADLQASDQVIEVVDVAADRDNPYPDVAIAAAELIASGQADRALLVCGTGLGVAIAANKVPGIRAVTAHDSFSVERSILSNNAQVLTFGQRVVGLELARRLAKEWLTYEFDDSSASAGKVSRISAYEDAQAK, encoded by the coding sequence ATGAGCAAGCTCCGTATCGTCGTCGGCGCGGACGAGGCCGGTTTCGACTACAAGGAAGCGCTCAAGGCCGATCTTCAGGCCAGCGACCAGGTGATCGAGGTCGTCGACGTCGCCGCCGACCGCGACAACCCCTACCCCGACGTCGCCATCGCCGCGGCCGAGCTGATCGCCTCGGGCCAGGCCGACCGGGCCCTCCTGGTCTGCGGCACCGGTCTGGGCGTGGCGATCGCGGCCAACAAGGTGCCCGGCATCCGCGCCGTCACCGCGCACGACAGCTTCTCGGTGGAGCGCTCGATCCTGAGCAACAACGCCCAGGTGCTGACGTTCGGCCAGCGCGTGGTCGGCCTGGAGCTGGCCCGCCGCCTGGCCAAGGAGTGGCTGACGTACGAGTTCGACGACTCCTCCGCCTCGGCCGGCAAGGTCAGCCGGATCTCCGCCTACGAGGACGCCCAGGCGAAATGA
- a CDS encoding FadR/GntR family transcriptional regulator: MSDNSGSLDAAFGGTIKSSTAMAEVTRRLLDYIGSGSLAEGDRLPPERQLAAHMGVGRSAVREALAALEILGIVTVRPGSGTYLSGGTSELLPQTLSWGILLRSDKTKELIEVRQGLETQAALLAATRAPKSSLKALAAHVATMEENLHDYHRFVTADMLFHHELASGADNVLLRDMLHSVRSLIRVWVERALSDDDHARLTLAEHRAILAGLEARDPLAAAEAMRQHMLSATERLLPTLEDHD, encoded by the coding sequence GTGAGCGACAACTCAGGCAGCTTGGATGCCGCATTCGGGGGCACGATCAAGAGCTCCACGGCAATGGCCGAGGTCACCCGGCGACTGCTCGACTACATCGGCAGCGGCTCGCTGGCCGAGGGTGACCGGCTGCCACCCGAGCGTCAGCTCGCCGCCCATATGGGTGTCGGCAGATCCGCCGTGCGGGAAGCACTCGCGGCGCTGGAAATTCTGGGGATCGTCACCGTGCGCCCCGGCTCCGGGACCTACCTCAGCGGCGGGACCTCGGAACTTCTCCCCCAGACCCTCTCCTGGGGGATCCTGCTGCGCTCGGACAAGACCAAGGAGCTGATCGAGGTCCGGCAGGGTCTGGAGACCCAGGCCGCACTGCTCGCGGCCACCCGGGCCCCGAAGTCGTCACTGAAGGCGCTGGCCGCCCACGTCGCGACGATGGAGGAGAACCTCCACGACTATCACCGGTTCGTCACCGCCGACATGCTGTTCCACCACGAGCTGGCCTCCGGCGCCGACAACGTGCTGCTGCGCGACATGCTGCACAGCGTGCGCTCGCTGATCCGGGTCTGGGTGGAACGCGCCCTCAGCGACGACGACCACGCCCGGCTCACCCTGGCCGAGCACCGCGCGATCCTCGCCGGCCTGGAGGCCCGCGATCCGCTGGCGGCCGCCGAGGCGATGCGGCAGCACATGCTGAGCGCCACCGAACGGTTGCTGCCCACGCTCGAAGACCACGACTGA